In the genome of Candoia aspera isolate rCanAsp1 chromosome 1, rCanAsp1.hap2, whole genome shotgun sequence, one region contains:
- the SMIM7 gene encoding small integral membrane protein 7: protein MLGDLLLFGTLLVNAGAVLNFRLKKKESQGFGEEGREPTTGDNIREFLLSLRYFRIFIALWNIFMMFCMIVLFGS from the exons ATGTTGGGGGATTTACTGCTGTTCGG GACTCTGTTGGTCAATGCTGGAGCAGTGTTAAACTTCAGGCT gaagaagaaggagagtcAGGGCTTtggtgaagaaggaagagaaccaacGACAG GTGACAATATCAGGGAGTTTCTGTTAAGCTTAAGATACTTTCGGATCTTCATTGCACTATGGAATATTTTCATGATGTTTTGCATGATTGT GCTGTTTGGATCTTAA